A portion of the Lampris incognitus isolate fLamInc1 chromosome 9, fLamInc1.hap2, whole genome shotgun sequence genome contains these proteins:
- the LOC130118449 gene encoding uncharacterized protein LOC130118449, producing the protein MSHMGGHVGQRPRLCHNCGLGFAQQQGYDNHLKTCGQIPASVSALKKRWASNSSPPPMKSTLQPVEKLQLPTTASMNASSLAHTTVKVHTDVTNIPAAPVKELISQGHVTEGMSGGSGQSEGVFQLTHDKLPPPALNLVLFVPVPSTVPQTLPAVDVLVKPPVALPLAPKAEPTFDLHEAASCVGVNSVSGAQLHIDSPLDLVSARKQDPVSVVPLDLSKKFISPLPSFTQAPSVKIEPEDPTFSEEVETETFPRTDCVEQNIKSSETMPESDRQTAAKQLKPMEFSTSPGLIVDIKKELDSPGLDFHMVSSESCLLTVESPAKEIKMEVDE; encoded by the exons ATGTCTCACATGGGTGGTCATGTGGGCCAGAGACCCCGCCTTTGTCACAACTGTGGACTGGGTTTTGCCCAACAGCAGGGCTATGATAATCACCTCAAGACTTGTGGACAAATACCTGCTTCTGTG AGTGCTCTCAAGAAACGTTGGGCCTCAAACAGCTCTCCTCCACCTATGAAATCTACACTTCAGCCTGTTGAAAAACTTCAACTTCCAACAACAGCCTCTATGAATGCATCAAGTCTAGCACATACTACAGTCAAAGTCCATACTGATGTCACAAACATCCCTGCAGCACCAGTGAAGGAACTGATCAGTCAGGGACATGTGACAGAAGGCATGTCTGGAGGGTCTGGTCAATCAGAGGGGGTGTTTCAGCTAACCCATGATAAACTGCCTCCTCCAGCATTAAACCTTGTCTTATTTGTTCCTGTCCCATCTACAGTCCCCCAAACACTGCCTGCTGTAGATGTTCTGGTCAAACCCCCTGTGGCTCTCCCACTTGCTCCAAAAGCTGAACCAACATTTGATCTTCATGAGGCTGCGTCATGTGTTGGTGTGAATTCTGTTTCAGGGGCACAGCTACATATAGATTCCCCTCTGGATTTGGTATCAGCCAGGAAACAGGATCCAGTCAGCGTGGTACCATTGGATTTGTCCAAAAAATTCATCTCTCCCTTGCCCTCCTTTACCCAGGCACCTTCTGTTAAAATAGAGCCAGAAGACCCCACATTCTCagaagaggtagagacagagacatTCCCAAGAACTGATTGTGTGGAACAAAATATAAAAAGTTCGGAGACTATGCCAGAGAGCGATAGGCAGACTGCAGCAAAGCAGCTGAAACCAATGGAATTTAGTACATCTCCCGGTCTAATAGTTGACATTAAGAAAGAGCTTGACTCTCCTGGTCTTGATTTTCACATGGTGTCCTCTGAGTCCTGCCTGCTGACAGTAGAAAGCCCAGCGAAGGAAATCAAGATGGAGGTTGATGAGTGA